GATCACTGCCACGTCCGTCAAACCTGACGAGAATCGATCTAGCCAGTCTTGCACGCTCTTCCAGCCGGTTTACTTGAATTCCAACAGCAACAAGATCGTCCGGCTCCTCCATGTCCACACCAGCTACTATGTTTCCTTCTTTATGGGCACCAACCAGACCAATGGTTGCTTAAATTTAATTAGCAACTCGCAACTCACTGACCAGCGCGATCTGTTTACCATCATTGACTGGCAATCAATCGTGATGTTTCCCGACATTATCAGAATCAAGGGCGACAATGGAATGCACCTCAAGGCTTTTTCAGACGGGTATATGGATTATAATTATGAAGTAGCTAATTCTCCAGATTTTGAATATGAGGTGTTTCCAAGTCGTGACGGAGGCGTCTGCCTGAAGAGTGTCAAATATGGCAATTATTGGAAGCTTGACAATGATACGTGGTGGGTATGGGCATATGAGAATCCCACGATGGACCACCACATCAACACTGTATTTATACCTACCAAACTTGACGACAAAACTATTGCTCTGCGAAGTTTGGCAAACAATAATTTATGTGCAAGACGAACGGCGAATAGCAAGACCAACTGCCTCGCCACTCTCTTGACCTATGTCGACGCGTATGCCCCCATTGTCATTGAGGAGCCTGTTTTATCAAGAACTATCGACAACGTCATTTATGACCTTACTGATGCAAGGATTTACGACGAGCATGTTATTGCGCTTGCGAATGAAGAGGCTAGGAACAAAAAGGGAGAAGGTTCCGACACGGTTAAATTGAATCTCAAACATACAGAAAGGTATACTAGGGAATGGACAGCAAGCGTATCGTTCACACTGGGTGTCAAGGTGAGTTTAAGCGTAGGTGTCCCAGAAATAGCGGAGGGCAAGGTTGAGACATCCTACGAGTTTAAAAGTTCGTATGAATGGGGAGAAAGaaatgaagatgaacttgaaaTGGGGTCTGAGTATACAGTTACTGTGCCTCCTATGAGTAGCGTGAAGGTGAGTCTGATGGCGACACGGGCTTCATGCGACATACCCTTTTCGTACACTCAGCGTGACGTCTTAACAAATGGAACAGTAAAAGTATACTACAAGAATGATGGCATATTTAAGGGCCGCAATGCCTACAACTACAGGTACGAGAGCGCCCAGCATGCTCTTTAATAAAGCTTGTTTGTTTGTTCATTTGGTTTTAAGTTGTGTGAAGTCGCATATCTGTTACGTTGTTGAATAAGGTTGTTCCTACTCTGTGGCAGACTGGCAGTGGCATTGGCAGTTATGTAAAGTGGGAATTCCAACTAGTGTTTGCTTTGTTTGTTTTTAGGTGGGAATGCCAAGTAGTGTTTGCTTTGTTTGTTTTTAAGTGGGAATGCCAACTAGTGTTTGCTTTGTTTGTTTTTATGTGGGAATGCCAAGTAGTGTTTGCTTTGTTTGTTTTTAAGTGGGAATGCCAACTAGTATTTGTTTGTTTCTCAGCTATTTGTACTTTAGCATTCGCACGGGACTTTGGTACCCAGTTAAGGCCCTATATCGAAATTCTATTTTTAAATATTTCTTCGAACAGTCTATATTGTAACAAAACTGTGACTGTTGCCAACTGTCCCGCAGTTTAAAAACTGACTGGTTCATGGACATATAGTAACATTGTTCTAATCTACGACTGTATCACTCGCCGTTCCCGACAGTCAAGTACTCTTTTAAACATTTATAAATAGCCATCTTGTTGAGAAGGATGGACGGACAGGCACATAGAAAGGGATAGAAAACAGATTAGAAAGTCCTTTTGGGAGTATTTAGTACCTACTAAAAGACACTAGTGCTACACCATATGTTGGGAAAGGAGTCCTAGGCGCACGAGTGGCCCAAGGGGCGCCCAACCTCCTAGGCAATAAAGCGACCTAGGCGCAAGGATGTGCACaacttttctttttctaatttttccACGGGCATTGTAGACTAGGAAAAGGGCTTGGCGCCTGGCCTCGTCTAGCGCCTAACACAGCATAGCCTACGTCATTTGCGTTCGTTTTTAGTGATCATCAAAGTTTTGTAAAAGAACATCTAATGTATTGTATTGTTCAATGCCGAAAACCTATACCAAGGAATTATATGTCTGTGAATAAAGAAATTATTCATCTCGATTCACCCAAGTAAGTTTAATGTTCTTCTCCTCCTTATATTGttcttattttgttgtttctgcTTTGTTAACCAAGTATTACAAGAGCTATAATATGAAGACCAATTTTACAAAGTTGTAACAGATAGGCGAAATTAATACTATTAGAGTGgtattagagcaactgcagtggtgcgagtataaccaaagatcaaaggaaaaaaaaagattaaatttgagtttagtctggtgcGCGACGCTATGGGTGGAAGACTAAATTTTATCGAGCGTACACTATACATTCGTCTGATGTGGGGAGTGGGATATACGTACGCCCGATGggggagattttgaaaagaaaaaaaaagtggggcggaggtataaatcCCGCCCCACTACAAAGAGTCtagaaaacaaagaatggggcggaggtataatgcccgccccatacaaaataaaaaaaaaaaaatggggcggaggtataaaacacgcctggtgtggggcgtggattTTACGAACGCCTGGTGTAGGGCGTAGATTATATACCctcctggtggtggggcgtgaactatacgaccgctcgactatatttgggtttattCTTGGTCCCGGATcaaatatagtctgggatttAGTCGATGGTCAGGATTTAATCAATAGTACGTACCACTACGTCTCGTTAAtttaccaaatatttgggtttagtctcccactgtggacgctcttagccgatcaaaaaaaatgaaaaagagtgGTATTAGTGTAATAGTGTCGAAGTTGGTAACGAAGATTTTCTGATACATTTTTTTACGAAGTTATAGAGAGACTAAAATGGAAAtgataccaaatattatatggaaTATCTTGTAAGACATCTGTTAGATTTAGgattagtattttttttattatctttaattaatttatattaggtatttgttatttttagaatttatttattttaagaacTTATCTACCAAAAACACTACTTCCAAAACcacgacgctagtagtggttttggtagctttatttttcatagattaggcgttgctattcaaaaaggtgttggagcccagcttgttgctaggttaccaaccaaaagctttgtataatggTTTACAAATATAACTTAATAAAATTTGCAATTCTAAAGCATTATTTATTTTAGGGATTTCTTATTTTACAAGTTTGAGTCATAAAATTATTTAAATAGGAGACAAGTCCTATGTATCAAAACAATATTATTGTCAATCAATATTGAGATTTCTTAACTATTCATCTACTTTTACTATCAAATTCCTTATTCAAGGTTCCGTTTTGCGTTAAGCGCCATCTAGAGATTCGGCTTCCGATCCTCTTATTCTTTCATCTAAAATTTCTCTACACTTTCGTTATCTTCACTTATTGAGATCTCCGCATCTCTTCGTTCGAAAAcacctttttttttgaagcatgatttTATTAAAGAAAAGTTTAAATTACAACTtgtcgtgggtatgtggtacccacatAGTCCTGATATAAAATATGATTGATAAAAGATGGGATTTCCTGGTCCAAGATTTTGGTTGAGTAGTTTCCTGTTTGACTTCCATCTGATGCATGGTTTGCTAAGCCGTCCGCTGCTTGATTGTGGTCGATCTCCACGATATAGCTGTATTTCCGATAGTGAACATGTATCCAGTTTGTGATCGACCTTTGCGTGGGTCTGAGAGGTACACATcatcagcaaaaccaaccaaaCCATTATTTGGGTTTCCAGTGTAAGGAGTCGCAATTACATTAGCATCTCTTCTGTCGTCttcgtagggataaaacaaacccaAGTCAATGGTTCCCTTTAGGTATCTAAAGATATTATTTATACCATTCCAATAACGCTGCGTTGAcgttgagctatatctagctaacaaattCACCGAGAATGAgatatttggtcgagtacattgtgttaagtacaataatgcgcctaTTGCACTTAGATAAGGATATTCAGCTCCCAATACATCTTTACCATCCTCCTTTGGGAGAAATAGATCTTTATGTACATCTAAAGTTCGACcaaccatgggagtgctagcagggtgCACTTTGTCCATATTAAATTGCCTGAGTATCTTATGGACATATACAGACTGGTGGATTAATATTCCACAAGCTCGATGTTCTAGTCCAAGTCCTAGACACATTTgagttttcccaagatctttcatctaaAATTCGTATTTCAAATAGCTTGCGGTTTCTCTTAGTTCATCAAGAGTACCTACTATATTCATGTCGTCGACATAGACAACTATAATAGCAAATCCGAAACTTTTTTTCTTTATAAACACGCAGGGGCACAATTCATTATTTGTATATCCTttcccaatcaaataatcacttagacgggtataccacatccgcccggATTGATTTAATCCGTAATGTGAGCGTTTCAACTGAATTGCAAACGCACTCAGTGGTTTAGAGTTACTCGATTTGGGAATGGAAGTCCATCTGGAACTTTCATGAATATCTCTGTATATCAAGATATGGTGGAcccggaggagtgtgaaaattaagcgtaataaaaacgggcctacagtaatactgcaagtgcacggtcgtcggttgtggctcgtgcaagtacgggtcgatccacagagactgggtgtgttttgtagtatctaactattttgggtttctaaattgctaatgggctttgagtaccaaagggtcttgaatatcaatgggctttgaataactttgaagcttttgctttcacaataagagcaagatgggctttgattaactgtgaagcagtttgggcttttggtcttttgaattgcactggcctcgggctaacagtgactgtgaattgggctcaatgtcttttgatgtgaactgggcttggtaacagtgaactgggccttagctttttggagtgaactgagccttgggctcagttggctgggcctttagattagctaggctttaggtcttaacctgaactgtggtctttagctgagccaagctcagttgcagcagcagcagtggcttcagcagcagcagaagcaggagAACAAGGCAGCTGAGcactaggcagtgaatgcagtaacaagaacaggagaaacaatgcaatgctatttacagtgaaatgaaaacagaaaagaaaaagcagcccagttgcagcagcagcagcaaggaaaagaaagcagcagcagcagcagtactgcacagcaggggaaagaaagcagtgcacagcagcagcacaagcaatgcaagtagtagcagcagcagaacaaggagtagttgaagtagcaggagtaaatggcaaacaaaatgaaggacaagtgaaagtaaaacagtggcagtgaaggaatgaggaaaagtgaaaaaaagcaaaggaaatggcagtgtaataaaccaaggcctaagccaagagcaatggcagtgagcaaataagaataacagaacagagaaacaacacaactgggTTATGAATCTACCCTGTGACCTATCCAGATAgtatagttctaggttgaatccttAATGGAattaagtgacagttaaggccaacttaagatcctaagcatacaaaaagggaatagcaagataaacagcttgctcaactgatgtgctcctagtattgactgtcttttgacagtacaatcaatcacaagcactagtgagcactgaattctcccattgctcaatcaaatcagtgcactaaagcttctaacctaacattccactacctaacagtccactaaagcttcatctgagcctcagctaatgagaatatgagagaacagatggaacaacacatgattaacaggaacaacacaaaaacatcacattaacaacaacaacaacatgatatTAAAACAGGGGACATTACACAAAAACAgggaacatcacattaacaacagggAGCAttacattaacagaacatgaatatatgcagaacatcaaagttctggacactagCTATTCCAGCATACccaaaacattacaccctcacttcctatttataatcagaacacccaattagggtttttacaccaaacccccaaatttaacaaaattagggtttataggaatttgggaaaaactcaccataccctctAAATTTGTTGTCCCCTCTGCAAATTGACGCCAACCCATGCTCCCAACTTGACTATGCTACGAACCCATCAATTTCTTGCGTCTCTGAAAGCCATCTGCCATTTgtactcaaaccctagttctcttagaTGTATCTCATAGGtgatgaatgagatagaggtgagagagatagagtcTAGAGTGATGTTTTACGGGGGGGAGGTTGTGTGGTTGGAGAGACTCGAGATGGTGAAGAGGTACAGGAGCTCGAGAAGGAgaaattgcagagctctgcaatggTCGGGGAGAACGATAGTTTTGGGGAAAGGAAGTGTTTGGCTGAAGGTGAAGATATTTGATGTTTAGGTGTTGGtcaggtgcagcggagtttgatgaacaacgagtggaaggcgttggatcaTCAAATTCACATTGAATTTAACGGCAATATAGAAGAATGCtctgatcgaccgttggattaagtgatacaacgaagctgacggctccagatggagttaggtgctgtagtgttaagcggaagtatcgaggtttgatgcgcaggcaaagaaacgaccgtaggatctaaatgtgatctaatctgacgGATAACgatggagacgggtatggatattggaaatgggtttgggtaacggttttgggccttgggtatgccaagcccatatcttctttaagaacaattcttcctcttcaagcccacttctagttgatccagctcttgcaaacatcattcttcgcttcctcctatcgagagtctttgccgttcctttgctcttttcgctccgtgagataaccatgctttatttagtacctaaaaatgtaaaattaattaagaaaaatatttattcttgaaaacaacgaaaatacagaatatgggataaaatgtagaattaatgcacaaaagatgagttaaatgccaagaaaaatatatagaaatatgcactttttagcactcatcaaatacccccaaacctgaattttacttNNNNNNNNNNNNNNNNNNNNNNNNNNNNNNNNNNNNNNNNNNNNNNNNNNNNNNNNNNNNNNNNNNNNNNNNNNNNNNNNNNNNNNNNNNNNNNNNNNNNNNNNNNNNNNNNNNNNNNNNNNNNNNNNNNNNNNNNNNNNNNNNNNNNNNNNNNNNNNNNNNNNNNNNNNNNNNNNNNNNNNNNNNNNNNNNNNNNNNNNNNNNNNNNNNNNNNNNNNNNNNNNNNNNNNNNNNNNNNNNNNNNNNNNNNNNNNNNNNNNNNNNNNNNNNNNNNNNNNNNNNNNNNNNNNaaagattacatgacactttgcaagaggtagccctttttgatgcacccagttaaattcgatggttgtctttcttaatttaacctccaccttctatcccaaccaaccaaagaacaagctagtcaagtttcgttcagtattctaaagtgattggcaatcataacttcctatcaaacaccttgaagatcgaggccatacatgtattggtagatcgtgcgcgtgcaaattttttatcactatgtgaattgtgctagaatcagggtgcctaaatatctagactaagactcctaataaaaatacatatttgcacaagagtcaacatttcaaggtaaatgagctccattttttatgttttttttttcaattttttatcttttttttattatgatttttcaatttttttggaatttttcaattttttcaaaaagaaggagttttgttttcaattatggcatattatcgtggtatctactctatacccccaaacctaaactaaacattgtcctcaatgtttcaaaatatgaacaaaattataatacaacatatgaagaggatcatgttgagtagagaaaaaggaaagagaatacccgatttcggcgaaagcaatattagaactccgttattcaaggcaagaatccaacatatgtcagccgagatcatattggattagcaaaatatatacaaaatgaacaaaaggggttttaagaaattttatctactggattatatacaaaaattcaccatacactaacaatctaaagagttgaggatcaacccaaaagacaaagtgtagaggtttcaacagcttcacacaataataatatgataggcatgcaagtgaagctgtgaaacaaaatgagctaccccaaaacctggattttacagaagatataattttgaaaacaaaatcgcgcagtttcgggggttcatcatgcacaaggtctagctcgaaatgaactgtgctagggacgggcaaacatgctatttccaactgtggttcctcaaatgtattatacttagaagcaaaatagtccaaaaggacttgggaagcacatagttccaaacctagattaggcattttcagaaaaatcggtttgacaatatgggtacaaaccaaatctaggttgggtggaaggccatcagattgtgacttaggtagaagaataggcatatcattatcaatcaaatcaaaatctcctaactcatttacacatgtcacatcatgctcacaatcatcaatcaaattggcaagatcacaatcagaatcatcaacatcatcaacagatttattctcgtgtatcggcacatcaggggaaacatcacatggaatactagaagaaatatcatgcattaaggtcggggcagagaagcctaatgtatttgaacccaaaggttccataacattttcagtatagacatgttcttctaacataacatcataatcatcatcatcatcatgatagggattttgcaatctaggataattttcaatcctatggtcggagctattacaagaataaaactctaattcatgggggtgactcatatcatgtggtgttgttcctgtttccctaacggattcccattgatgggttttctctgcaatctcggctaaaaaattccatgcatcatccacagatttatcaagaaattcaccattacacatacactcaaccatggctcgagatttaaagtctagtccctcatagaggatagcgacaagtctccacttctcaaatccatggtgtggacattcgctcaacaaatcattaaaacgttcaaaatagtcaaaaacagtttcctcatccaactggacaaaacaattgatattttgacgaatagcgatggtcctatgatgtggaaaaaatctttggaaaaattgattagtgagttgttcccaagtggtgattgattgtggtctcaaaccgtaaaaccatgttttggccctttcctttaaagaaaatgtaaacaaacgcaatttcagagagNNNNNNNNNNNNNNNNNNNggacatatgatcaggttgcatagtccgacaaatttgttcgaactctcttacatgagtataggggttctcagaatcgaaccctcgaaatataggaagtatttgtatcatgcttgcatttattttaaaagggttattggtttgaggtaaNNNNNNNNNNNNNNNNNNNNNNNNNNNNNNNNNNNNNNNNNNNNNNNNNNNNNNNNNNNNNNNNNNNNNNNNNNNNNNNNNNNNNNNNNNNNNNNNNNNNNNNNNNNNNNNNNNNNNNNNNNNNNNNNNNNNNNNNNNNNNNNNNNNNNNNNNNNNNNNNNNNNNNNNNNNNNNNNNNNNNNNNNNNNNNNNNNNNNNNNNNNNNNNNNNNNNNNNNNNNNNNNNNNNNNNNNNNNNNNNNNNNNNNNNNNNNNNNNNNNNNNNNNNNNNNNNNNNNNNNNNNNNNNNNNNNNNNNNNNNNNNNNNNttttttttttttttttaagaacaataaaatgaagaaaataaaatttggtttttgaaatgggagcacgcccactgttggtcctctaatggaatgggaggaaggctgcggcccacgaaacactaagttttaactttgaaagtttaatttggcccagttggttaaggcccaacgtttgttttaaaactttggtttcgtggtccactcttgagtggaaacaagcccacaatcggttacaagctcagctgggtttaaacccagagtccaaaatacaagtccaatgaaagaatttaaacaagcccacaaattaaacaaacaagcccacaaataaattattacaaacccaacagaaaataagagaagcccaaaaattggctttaatattacaagcccacaattaaaatttggaagcccacaattcgggttctcttaaatgggttaccttttaagcacagcccagctgctctgatattgttgcaaaaacccagttgggctttggttcttttccttggtggcgtcccagcagaggaaaaacaggttcagaacagcaggtccaacagcaaatgaagtgaagcagatgcagatgcaaatgcgatgaagtgaaatgcaaaaatagctaataaaactactagaaaaacacagcactagtccccggcaacggcgccaaaaacttggtggacccggaggagtgtgaaaattaagcgtaataaaaacgggcctacagtaataccgcaagtgcacggtcgtcggttgtggctcgtgcaagtacgggtcgatccacagagactgggtgtgttttgtagtttctaactattttgggtttctaaattgctaatgggctttgagtaccaaagggtcttgaatatcaatgggctttgaataactttgaagcttttgctttcacaataagagcaagatgggctttgattaactgtgaagcagtttgggcttttggtcttttgaattgcactgggccttgggctaacagtgactgtgaattgggctcaatgtcttttgatgtgaactgggcttggtaacagtgaactgggccttagctttttggagtgaactgagccttgggctcagttggctgggcctttagattagctaggctttagttcttaacctgaactgtggtctttagctgagccaagctcagttgcagcagcagcagtggcttcagcagcagcagaagtaggagaacaaggcagcagagcactaggcagtgaatgcagtaacaagaacaggagaaacaatgcaatgctatttacagtgaaatgaaaacagaaaagaaaaagcagcccagttgcagcagcagcagcaaggaaaagaaagcagcagcagcagcagttttgcacagcaggggaaagaaagcagtgcacagcagcagcacaagcaatgcaagtagtagcagcagcagaacaaggagtagttgaagtagcaggagaaaatggcaaacaaaatgaaggacaagtgaaagtaaaacagtggcagtgaaggaatgaggaaaagtgaagaaaagcaaaggaaatggcagtgtaataaaccaaggcctaagccaagggcaatggcagtgagcaaataagaataacagaacagagaaacaacacaactgggttatgaatccaccctgtgacctagccagatagtatagttctaggttgaatccttAATGGAATTAAGTGACAGTTAAgtccaacttaagatcctaagcatacaaaaagggaatagcaagataaacagcttgctcaactgatgtgctcctagtattgactgtcttttgacagtacaatcaatcacaagcactagtgagcactgaattctcccatttctcaatcaaatcagtgcactaaggcttctaacctaacattccactacctaacagtccactaaagcttcatctgagcctcggCTAATGAGAATatgagagaacagatggaacaacacatgattaacaggaacaacacaaaaacatcacattaacaacaacaacaacaggatattaaaacaggggACATTACACAAAAACAgggaacatcacattaacaacagggAACAttacattaacagaacatgaatatatgcagaacatcaaagttctggacactggctattccagcatacccaaaacattacaccctcacttcctatttataatcagaacacccaattagggtttttacaccaaacccccaaatttaacaaaattagggtttataggaatttgggaaaaactcaccataccctctaaatttgttgtcccctctgcaaattgacgccaacccatgctcccaaaattagggtttatagggttttctgctcttttccgctctgctattcatccgaactttatttagtacctaaaaatgcaaaattaattaagaaaaatatttattcttgaaaacaacgaaaatacagaatatgggataaaatgtagaattaatgcacaaaagatgagttaaatgccaagaaaaatatatagaaatatgcactttttagcactcatcaagatACCCATAGAGATATGTGGTAACGACATCCATaagttgcatttcaagtccttctgaaaCTACTAAGCTGACTAAGTAACGGAACATTATGACGTCCATTAAAGGAGAGTACGTTTCTTCGTAATCGATCCTATGGCGTTGTGAGAAACCTTGTGCCACAAGGCGAGCCTTATATCTCAAGACTTCGTTCTTCTCATTAAGCTTTCTAacaaatacccatttatgtcctACAGGCTTTACACCTTGTGGGGTTAGCACTAgcgcaccaaatacctgtattttTGCCAGTGAATCTAGTTCAGCACGGATTGCATCTCTCCACTGAGGACAATATGATCACTTTTGGCATTATGCAATAGAGTGTGGTTCGATATCATCATGTTCTATAATCTCTCGAGCAACAGTATATGCGAATATATCATCAATATGCGTGGAGGATCTTTCCATCAACACCTATGCACTTTCATAATCCATAGATATTTCTTGGTTCTCTAGAATTAATTTAAAATTTGGGGCGTCCCCTAGTAATGATTCATGTACATAACTGTAATCAGAGACAATCTCATGAGATGGATTATTGGTATTGATGATATATGGATCGGTTTGCGccttactctcccttttcttcctTGGATGGGTatcgatcgaaccaagtggtcccCCTCTTACTTTTAGGGGACACGGCCTTAGCTACACTTCCACGAAGTGTAGCCTTGGTACCTACATCTATTGTACCTTTTCCCTTGTAGGGAATTTCCAACCTTGCAGGCACGTTTGCCATTGGTAtatgtgatcttgtcactttagcgatatCAGTAAATGCACCAGGCATTGAATTTGCTATATTTCGAGGATCTATAATTCTTTTCACTTCACCTTCGCATTGTGGAGTGCGGGGATCAAGATGAGACaacgtgggaacacaccacgaaaattcctgtcgttccctttggaagtccttttccatacctccccctaacgacgggaaggttgTCTCATCCAAGTGACAATCCACAAATTTAGCGGTAAAGAGATCGCCTGTCAAAGGTTCTAAGTAGCGGATAATTTTTGGGGATTCCTATCCAACATAAATACCTAATCGTCTTTGTGGACCCATCTTAGTACGTTGTAGGGGCGTAATGGGAACGTATACGGCACAACCAAATATGCGTAAATGTGAAATGTCAGGGACTCAGGatcatatccagttacc
This Papaver somniferum cultivar HN1 unplaced genomic scaffold, ASM357369v1 unplaced-scaffold_84, whole genome shotgun sequence DNA region includes the following protein-coding sequences:
- the LOC113345869 gene encoding uncharacterized protein LOC113345869, encoding MAQRLPKFIIIQSNFNHKYLHLEKVNPTAADSLRFDGDYSFGLETRFEVVPATTENGLVHIRSKLNDRFWANMGGPNGWITATSVKPDENRSSQSCTLFQPVYLNSNSNKIVRLLHVHTSYYVSFFMGTNQTNGCLNLISNSQLTDQRDLFTIIDWQSIVMFPDIIRIKGDNGMHLKAFSDGYMDYNYEVANSPDFEYEVFPSRDGGVCLKSVKYGNYWKLDNDTWWVWAYENPTMDHHINTVFIPTKLDDKTIALRSLANNNLCARRTANSKTNCLATLLTYVDAYAPIVIEEPVLSRTIDNVIYDLTDARIYDEHVIALANEEARNKKGEGSDTVKLNLKHTERYTREWTASVSFTLGVKVSLSVGVPEIAEGKVETSYEFKSSYEWGERNEDELEMGSEYTVTVPPMSSVKVSLMATRASCDIPFSYTQRDVLTNGTVKVYYKNDGIFKGRNAYNYRYESAQHAL